Genomic segment of Malus domestica chromosome 15, GDT2T_hap1:
tttagttgtttattttgttgggttatttttttaatttgttgttttttttaattagattgTCAGTGTTTTTTTGTGAAGTTTGATGATTTGTGTGgttatttgtttattatttattatgtatgtatgcagggatAATGTTTCAAGACATAACAACATTGTTGCTTGATCACAAGGCCTTCAAGCATGTTGTCGACATTTTTGTTGATCGCTACAGAGACATGGACATCTCTGTTGTCGCCGGTACTCTCCCCCTCTcactccttctctctctctctctctctctctctctctctcaatatatatatataatacatctGTATATATGTACAAATTTTTGAAGTATTTTTTAAGGTTTGTTAATGTTGTGAATATTAAAATGTGGGCTTAATTAGTTAATTTATGAGTTGCTGTCTGCAACTTTGTCTTTTGGCTCTTGGGTTTTACTGGTTTTTCCCCACTTCGATTGTTTTGAGAAATAAATTTCTGGATTTGCAATCCTTGCTGATGCCTTTGAAGATTTTCCATATCTTTGAGAGGcttgttttttggtttcatACATCATTAATCTTAGCCAAATTAGTTTataatttttcctattttgtttttatgcacTTTTACAGATTAATGATTTTCTAATTTGACCACTTTTGTTAATGTGGAATGGTTTTCCGAATTTATTCCCCTCAATAATTATATCTACGGCTAATGCAGTGGGATCACAAGCTCAAAACAGAGCagatttcttcatttttctgTATAATTTGCTTAAGCTGATTGCATTCTTCTACACGGCTGCATTTTTCGGGTTGCTTGGACACATAGAAGATTCATTGACCAATTCACGAACAATTTTGTCGATGCATTCTTTATGATttttaaggatttttttttttttttttttgtgaaattctACGATTTTGTTCGTATATTTTGATTAATAAAACTATTAACCTCAACTGCATTCTCAAACAATTGAGAAATTTCTGTTGCTGCTGATTGTGTGACCATCATGTTAATTACCAACCTGATACCATTACTATTCCACAAAAAGTTAATCTTTCGGATATCATCATTTTGGTTTCGATTAATGCTACACTTACCACGTTCCTACCGCCTCTCCAATAGAGGTAGGTCCCACCTCTATTTGAGAGGCGGTCCAAATGTGGTAAGGATAGCATTCTTGTATCGGTCATTACTGCAAGAGAAAGTTTCCCGAGTTAAAGGATAAGCACTAATTTCTCACAGATCAATCTTTTTGCTCCTTGAGACCTTTGCTTTCCTGTCGGCACTTTACGTAAGTGAAGAAAGCTAGCTATTGATGTGGATGGTTAACTCCGAGTGGATGTTCATCAACATTTTGCTGTCCTCATGACAGATGAACAGTCATTGCTAAAAAGAAGGGTGTTTTGAACGTTGGACCGTCCCAATTATTGGCCTTAATCAATCACTGTTTTCTTCAAGTTGGTGATATAGTTTACCAAATAGTAGCATGATAACGACAACCctaattataaattttattatataattaattcTTACGTGGTCTGCTTTTCATACTTCTTGTCTTTATGACTAATCTGCAGGAGTGGAAGCCAGAGGGTTCATGTTTGGTCCTTCAGTTGCTCTAGCAATTGGTGCCAAGTTTGTCCCTTTACGTAAACCTAGAAAGTTGCCCGGTACGCTCAACTTTAATTAGCTCGATTtgcttaggtttttttttttttttttttttaatgtccaGGAGCTAATTACCTTTTTAATCATGCACTCAGTCCTCCTTAATCAACTTTTGAAGTAGTTATAATATAAAGCTAGTGTCCCTTGAGCCTTTGAAAGGTCTACTGGATTTGGCTGTTAAAGTATTGCCCCCCATCGTTTAAGCAGTCAGCGCGCTAATTTTTACAATTAGCCCTAGTTTTAATGTCTGGTAAAATGCTTTTTATCTATTGTTTAGTGCTTAGTTTCATTTAGGATAAGGCCTTTTTTACTAGGGCGACGTTGCTGTtggctctttttcttttttaccacaATATACaacctgtctctctctctctcgtcacGTGATAGATAACCGGTTTTAGGCAAAATTTACTCCAACATTGGGATGTTTGGAAGTGAGGTCTTGGTTGTTGATGTAGCGTCTATTTTGTGCCTTGCATTTTTCATTTTCGCTGTACGCTAATCTTCACTTAACAATGCTGCTTATCCAGGAGAAGTAATTTCAGAAGCGTATGAGCTCGAGTATGGAACCGACTGCTTAGAAATGCACGTTGGTGCTGCTCAGCCCGGTGAACGTGCATTGGTAATTGATGATCTAATAGCTACCGGTGGGACCTTATCAGCAGCAATAAGACTTTTAGGTGAGTGGTTGCTGTTGAGGcgtttgttatttcttgttcatcttcttccttataCTGCTTGAGTACCCTACTTGAAATTCACATCATCCCAAAACAAATTTCTGTGTTTCTAGAACGTGTTGGGGCGGAAGTGGTCGAATGTGGATGCGTTATTGGGTTGCCTGAGGTTAAGGTAATGTTTAAGCATTTATTAACTTAAAAGTTGGGCTAAACTACGATTCTAGTCCGTGTAGTTTGGCGGAAGTTCCACTTTGGTACCTCTGGTTTCAATTTTCGCGATTTTAGGCCAGTCATTTGTCATTGCTGCAATTTTTCAACGAGTGACCTACGTGAGTGGCTAATGTCAAGGTAGATTATCGTCCTTGGGTTGCAACCATTGATAAATAGGGTACTAAAATTGCGAAAGACGAAACTACAGGTACCAAACTCTAGGGACCAACATCATAATTTGACCTAAAAATTCAGACTAAAATCTAAAATTGCGAAAGATGAACCTACGGGTACCAAACTCTAGGGACGGGCATCATAATTTGACCTAAAACTTCAGGGATATTCAAATTCGAAAGCATTGTTGTGTATTGAGTGCATGCTACTCGTAAGTCTTTTGATATCTCAAGTGCAATGCAGTTGAGCTGCTCTTGATGAATGATGATTGTGACATTTCAGGGACAGTGCAGGCTTAATGGAAAGCCACTCTACATCCTTGTGGAGCCACGCCAGTTAGATAACTGCTGTTGAGGTAGTACTAATACTTCCCACCATTCTCCTTTATTTCGATTCAAATTTCGTTGTCCCTGTGTTTTCCCGTCTGTGGCATATAATGAGTCTCGCCTTCGATTGTGATCTGAAGCAAGCCCTTTTGACGTGGGAAATTTGACCGCAAAACACTGTCTGAACTGTTAGATCAAGAGCGATATGTTGGTCTAACGGTTCAGACAAGTATTCGCTAGGTCATCAAGTGTGCTGGTCTCCTACAAGTTCTCCCAAGTTAGATATTAAATTCTTTTCATTCATGCAGTTCTGTTGGAGTTCTGCTTGGGCTGACTGCAGAAACAATGACGCTTCACTTGGGCAAATGGCCGTGAATGTTTAGGGTGACCGAGTTCCGCTGCACAATGCTCGCCATTCCCTTGTCTCCGTCTCGTGTAGATTACTATGTAACATTAGCCATTTCGAACAAAATTCATGGACGAATGTTGTTTTCGAGAGATTGATTTATTCTTAAAATGGAAACTTCGTTGCTGCATTATGGcaaattattcaatttaaatCTCTAATGCTCATTTATTTTGCCAAGCAAGAGGCTCCAAGACATATTTTGGTTTCTCTTGCTCGAATGCATGCCAACCAAAGAAATCGAAAGCAGCTTTGCTCATGTGGTTAAGAGCATTTATCCATGCACCTGAGCTTGTGTTCAAAATCCTCTTTCCGTTGTATTAGAAAAAGGAAAGCTCATTACTGCAGGCTGGTTGTACATGCTTGCACTTCATTTCCGCACTCCTCACGCTTGAGAGTGAGTGCGGGAAGTGATCTTTGGAGCGTCGAAATCATCTCCCTAATTCGTTCACTTGTGTCATGAAATACCTAAAGTCGGATATTTAAACAAATCAATGAAGAATTTACGTCACAACCTAGAATGTCAATTTTTAACCAAGGAAAATGAAAGGAAAGCTGCAACTACGATTGCAAAAGGCAGCAGTACCGAAGGACAAGCAGCAACATCGTAGGGTTAATGTTTATAGCTGAAACGGCCAGCAGACTGGCGTCCGAAAAgtttgacaaaattatgattCGCTTATACGTGCATACAATGGAAAAGAGCAGAGCTACTTTCAAATTTCTAAGCCAAAACAGAAGAGAAACACGTTTGTCACTAATAATTTCCATTCATCTCTTTCGTTTATTGGTGCCATCgcagaaaaaaataatacaacATTCCTGTAAACCAGAGATTGCACAAACTTTCTTGAGACTCGTATATGTGTAACCACAAGCTTGAATTGTCGTGTAACAAGAAATACATGAAACAACAGACGATGCGAGTGGCCAAattattccttctttttttttcttttgaaggacAAAATTTACAATATTCATCCTTACACCTTCCTACTTACTCGTCAGTGAAGTTCGTCTTCAGGGACTTCGTCTTTCATAGATTGGACATCCGTTTTGTGAGCACGACGTATGAGACAGTTCACCTGTTTCCGTAATCTAGCATTTTCTGAAAAAATTTCTGCCAGAATCTTCCTTAACTCATTGTCTGTTGTCCTCGTATCATCATCGAGGTTGTCAACTTCACTAGTAGCTACACTGTCTTGAGCTAAGAGTTGTGCCTGATCAATTATTGCAAAGTTACTTCAGACATGGTTTATGAGAATGGGAACAATGCTTAAGCCAAAAATCAGTATGCTTTAAAGTTACTTCAAACTCAAATGGAATTTCACTACGTCAAATATAGAACCATTTAGGAAAAGtataatttaacggttaataTGCTGCCATCCATACGTAACAAATGTTTACAACTGATCGTTGAAGCAAGAAACATATAAACGTGCAGCACATTATGTTTCTCATacaaacaaatttaattttaatattgaAGATGCGCCAAATTTGGAAGTGTTGTAATGTGACCATATGCCAGAAAATAAAAGTCGGCAAACAAAAGAAACTTGGGAAATAAGTAGAAAGTACCTCTGAAAGTAAGAGACTGATACGGTTGTCTGAAGCATCCAACAATTCTGAAGCCTCTGGTAGAATTGAAGAATCATCAACAGGAAAATTGATATTGCATTCTTGAAGCTGCTGATGAAGAACGTTGCATTCATGCAACAATTTTTTTCTAGCAGTCTCTGCAAGCTTGCTCATTTGTTTTTCCTGTTGGCGGAGCTtctgaaaaatagaaaaataaatgaaaacaagaaaaacatcaaACCTAACTAATAGATTACTCTCTGGCTCGTCAGCtacatatcaattcaatttttaatttgtttctgAAAGCAAGATGAAAATGTGCCATATTGTTCTATCAATGCATCTGTCTTAGGACCAAAACATAAAGCTTCCAGGGTATTGCGGAATATAAGTGAAGTAATAATCAAAAGGACGGACGCCAATTATGTGGATCAATAACAGAAAGCAGAACCAATTTAACCCAACAACCTAAGAAGAACTAGTTTGAAAAAGTTAGAATGCAACAATACTATTGGACGAGTGACAAAATACCTCAGCTTCAGATTTCTCCGTCTGTGATTTACTAAGTTCATGCTTCAGTCCTGCTTGAGAATTGCGCAAGGATTTAACTTCTTTAACAAGAACTTTAATATCTGCTTTAGATTTTGCTTCTAGCTCTTCATATCGCTTTGATAAATTCTCAAGCTGCTCCTTGTAAGGATCCACCTCCTGCGGCAATATCTCTTTCTCTCGACCAGATGAATCTTTTGTTGACTCTGCACATGACTTCTTGTCCTGGTAGCATTTGAATATATCGTATAACTATCCAGATCATAAAAAAGATGGCCACAGACTGAccccaaaaaaatgaaaagacatAAAAGTAGAAAAGACAAACTTCCAGAACAATAACCTGTTCCGACTTCAACTTCAACTCCATCTCCAATGACTTCCGCCGGAGTTCCTCCATGTCCCACTGCATTTTGGTAAACCTTTCCCTCTCAGTTAAAATAGCTTGCTGCAGGTTCTCTTTACTCTTCTGTCTAGTagtttcaagttcaacttccAAATCCTTGACCTGTAGGACCCAATCAATTAGTCTATGAACTCCCTCTGTGAAATCAAATGGTGTACCAATTCTTTCAGCCGACAGACTGTAACTGGATTTTATCAAAATCTATAACTTCGTAAGTGTCACAGCTATTGTGTTCATCCTTCTTCCATCGAAATCAATTGGATTTACAATGCATAATATATCCCAATTAATCTTCTCAAACTATTTgagcaataattttttttaacagttTATAATTGGGTCTTTGTAAAGTAGTTTTTATCAACAATTTATTTGTGCAGCAATTCATAATTAGGTCTATGTAAAGCAAGCATAAAAACTAAGTatacaatttaaatttcatggattttctttttcattgagGGGGAAAACAAATATTTTTGTCAATTAAGCCTCGGAAATGCAACTGTAAGGGTTTGGCCCTGGAGGCGAGGTAATCTATATATGaaatatgttagacactatgtcACTGCAAAATTACTGGATATTTATTTCATAGTGAAAAGTTTGGGACAAGAATTTATGACAAGCTTCCAAGTGGTCTTGGCACGGGACAAACATTTCTTCCAGGTTATTTATAATGGCTTATTTCTCCTATTAGATATCCTTAAATTGAAAATGTACTTATTTGTGTCCTTTAAAAATGTCATGTTACAAATAACCCAATTTGATACAATCAAGAAGTTCTCCATCCCAAACAAATATAATTCTAGCAATTGAAATCATGAAGAGCATGATCAACTTAATTTGACATACCTTTGTTGCAAGGTAATCTTTCACTGCTATTTCTTGATTGAGTCTAGATATAAGATCTTCCATGTCTGTTTTTGCTGTGACTAGTCTTCGCTGCATGGTCAAGAGAACCCTGTTCAATTTGTTTCGCGGATCTAATGGGAGAACTATTTGAGTGCCAACTGAAGGTTGTAACTCTGTGTTGCCCAGCATTTCCATAATGCTTGAAACCTCAGCACCTCCAAGATGGTCAAGAGATCCATCACCAGATGAGTTTGGAACACCAGAGTTGGACATTTCACTACCTCTTAGAGAACTGGCATCACTTCCCACACTTTCATTTGAGAGCTTGCGAGCATGGTTGAATACTTTACTACGCTCTGGCTCAGAGAAAAGTTCCATTCCATTACGAGCTAGAATTGAAGATTTAGAAGCATTTCCATTATATGTATCCTTCCCTACAACATTATTGACATGTCTAGCATTCACTTTATGCTTAGGAAGGCCTTCCAACTCCTCTAGTATTGTGTGTCCCATGAATAGTCCCTCATCAATATTGGTCATGCCATACTTCACAAGCTTTTCTATTGGGCTTGTTAAATCTTCATCCAATACCAGATCTTCGAGACCAATGTCAGAACTGTCATTCCTTCCTAGCCTTGGTGTTCCTAGCTCAGATGTCTCATAAGCAGTATCACTTCCGTAATCTGGTGTGATTGATGAACTCCCTACAATGGCAGGTAAGGTAGAATAGGAAGGTGATTGAAGCGAACTCGCGTCTGAAGTGTTTTGGCTTGCATCTTGGAACGCTGAAATGTATTATGACAAGGAACGAATACATTAAAACTCTATAAAAGGAATCTGTGTTAAcacagaataaaaaaaaaaaggggatgtGTCACAGCACTCATGCACAAGATAGTCACATACAAGACCTAGCTGCAGACTCTAGTTCAAGAAAGGACGCCACTGCAACGCTTCTTGATATATCAATATCCGATAGCAGCTTTGTCATCCAAGCCTCCAACGAACACCTTCTCTGCAACAAAACTGAAACTTCTTAAGAATATTAATCACCCCTTTAGATGTGTACGAGTACACGCAcatttgaaggttgaaattgtaTATTACACTTTCCAGTTAAGAGTAATCCCCCCTTGTTAAGAATATGAACTACACTAGTGTGAGtttgttgtcctccattgaacGACACTCATGTTACCTACCTCTTCCAACAGTTCCCGGCTCTTCATCCGCAAAAGTCCCTTGGGTGGAGTTGGTGGGAGATTTTTCTTGGGAAATGCCTTTTTAAGCTACAAGTAACAGCCAATAAACAAATATTAAGAATGTCCTTTGATTAGTTTAACAAAGGGAAAATCAACAGTGCGTTTCCTAAAGTAGTGCTTAGAAAACAACCAGGTTGTCGTTTCATATGAATTACCATACTAACATAAAGTAAATACCTATTTTACAGACAATCCAAAGTCAGTACTTACATCACTAAATAACTTCAGAAAATCATTAAATCTTCTTAACACTCCATTTGTAGTTGTAATACCTTCTGGTGATTGTACACCAACCTCAACCCTGTAGAACTGTCCCTTAAAATGTTATAATAGAACCCATGCAAAAGACTGGTAGTGAACAAATGCGAAATACAATTGAGCTTGAAATAACCATTGCGCATGTAGGTAGTATAAATGTTTATTTCACCAAAAGCTATGATCAATCTATTATCTATATGTTACACAAATCCAACAGAAAAaaatgttggatttatccaaatAGAAATCTTAATCTTGACTGCCACACAGAATATCTATATTATAATCGAATGACATCAAGTTTGTCACAATCATAGATTACCACGTGATTAAATTGCATAGTCGGAAACATTTTACTGTAATATAAGGAAGACTTGCTATATCCCACAAGAAACGACAAGGCACCTACAGGATCACCTTTAACATTCTTTTCACCAAACTGACCATAATAGCAACCAATAACATTGCAGAACCCTAAAGACCATAACGCTCCAATAACCTATTTGATAGGAGATACTGAAAGATTCACACATGAAAAGTTCAACCATGGATACAGATTTCCTAATTGTACTTAGTCCTAAAAGATAATATAAAACGACATCTAACCCAGGGAATAGATAAACACTGGAGAGTCGTTCAATTTGAGTACCACTACGGGATCGGAATTTCTTGACTTTGGAAGGACAACCCACGAAGGAATAGTGACACAATAACTCCATCCTGTGCGAGGATCATGTGGCCAAACTGTGTCCCGTCCATTCTGCAATAGGAATGTCAGCCTTTTGGATTAGACAGATACCCAGTGAGTATTTGTAACAATGATTGgcaatatatttatataagcCACTGTGGCAGGAAAGAACAATGCAACGAGCTTATCCGCAAATGAGAACAAAAATGCAAATTGTTGATAAAAAAGGTCAAATTTGTTCATTTCATTGAAGAGGTTGCTAATACGAAAACGCATTTTCTTCTTTCGGTAACATGGTGATTGAAGAGTAGATCCGTCTCAACTTCTGTTTGCAGATTATATTGTTATCATTCCTAGTGGTTATACGATCATCTTAAGCCAATCgcgaaaaaaatgaaattacttGCTGACGAAGTAAAATCGTGATTTTATAAGGTACAAGTTGCAATTAACAAGAGATAATTAAAGAGTAAAAACAGTTAATGTGAGTGCATGCTGAAACTGAGCTAAACCCTAGGAAGTGAATCTAAACTCCATAACTGATTATCTGATGGATTATACGAAAATCACAATCGAACTAATAATAAATACAAGCTTAAATGAGAAAGTAACGATCTTCAATTACACAATTTCCAAAGTTAGTAACTTGAAATAATTGGAATTGAGAGAAAGAGCGGAAGCAGACGAACCCATTTCCGAGGAGCAGGACTCCAATCCATCCCAAGCGGCAGCGGCGAAGTCCCATCGTGTCTGTGCCTCGGAGGACTCCGTCTCTGCATTTTCCGATCTTCCtataattctctctctctaaaactccctatctgtttctctctctaagaaTCGAAATCGATCATCGCCCACTCTCCCTCAACAAATGGCGAACGGCCAGAGAGAGGAAGCTAGCGTTTTGGCTATCGGATCAGACGAACCAGCCGAGGAGAGTCAATACTCATTCACAAAACACAACGGACAGGTGGCGTCCGCAGAGCCTCCATTGTTCTGCTTCGTCGTCACTCCAAAAGCGATGGCGCACGTTAGCAGGTGAATGGACTATGTGGCTAACCAGAGCCGGCGGAGGGCGGCCGTTGCGTTGCGTGTCGCCTTTGCAGCTGTGTAGCAAAAATTCTCAATCGCCAagtcttctctctcttttctccgaGTCTGTCAGTATTCGTTTCCACCGATCCCACGCACTcctccttttttcttttaatttaatttaattttaattattttctggaaaaaaaaaaattaattgctTTTTTTGGGGTAATATTAACAGTCTTACCTAACTGTCTCCGTTTGCAGTTGCATTGAGCTTCACGGCGGGGACAGAGAAAGCATCGGATGCCTATTTTGGACCATTTGCTTCGGCATAAAGGTTTGTCATCATGGGCCTCATGGCCCATAATTGCTAGTGGCCCATTTGGATCGTTACGCTAGAGTTGGCGAAATTCTGCACACCTTGATAACACGAAACGaatggctggtttggtattgctgtgctttgaaaaaaagctgctgtgagaataagtggctgtgctgtgagaataagcggctgtgaaataaatcagcagagcgtttggtaaacttttttgtaaaagtgcttttggaaaaaaaaagcagtctgatagtgggtcttttcgttaaaggagcactgtagctccgtgtgctttgaaaaaaagccatttttccaaagctgcaaatagtagcttcagctttttcctttgatttcagcttattctcacagcagcttccaaaataagccctttttttttagtttaccaaacacctaaaaccctcacagctttttttcataggtgctttttttttaagcacctcactcccaaactaggtcgaACACATGCACAAAAAGTCTAGTGTTTGGGAATGAGCATTGATGATCGTGTTGATAACAAGTTCAACCCATTATTATTGCGTTTAAAAAGGAAGGAAACAAGTCGTGTTGTGTTAATAGTTAAAATTTGCGAGTCGTGTTGTTTCGTGTTTAAATTGAGCTAATTTTCACTTTGGACCAAAACGACAGAATATGCACCTGTAAAACCACGACCGCATTGCTAGGTCTAGCTAAAGCCTAGAGTTTTGCGGAGTATTATTTTGATTAAGGGGAGATTCTGAACTTGAAGCTTTCGGCATTAAGAATATTAATATTGCTAAAACCAACAAGCAGTTCTAGGGGTGGGCGCGAGTTGAGCCGGGTTCATTTTGGTTGGATACAcacaaattttttctttttaaatgagTCTGAGTCGGTTCGATTTTATGTACTTTTATTAGTGGAACATATCTGTTTTCAATCATATGTCGTATAACAAAACAAAGTATAAAATAATctctaaatatttttgttaCGAAAAAATTACATCTAACAAAATCAATAGCACCAAATGTTCTTAAGGGACTCTTATGACTCTTTGTTTGAAGAAGTTTGATCGTTGTTTTATTTCTTAGCGTTTGATAGATATGGAATTATGGATCATGGGTTTCATTGTGGACTACTAATAAAATAACAAGTGTCATGACAACCCTTAACGATCTGGTCGGGTTGCCCACGCATAAAAAATATGGACTTGTTTTTAACAAGCCGGGTCCAACTTGGACCATTTtaaaaatcaaaaataaaaactggaTGCTTTTACATAAAGCCGATTAATAAGTTCTGGATCCACGGGCCCAAAGACCCGTATTTTCACCCCTAAGTAGTTGATATTAGGGGTGACTTGTTTTAGATCACGAAACTACGGTTTCTTATGTAGCAATTATCTTCTTATAAGCGTACATATTTGCAAATTGCTCTTTTGTGAATCGTTTAAGATTAAAACTAGTTTGGACCTTTGGGTTGGAGTTCAACTCATCAACCCAACCGACCGGAGTTGATAGTGTTTCGAACCAACAAAATCCAATATAcaggtttttggtttttgtggTTTGGCTAGTTTTATATTGAAATGGGCTTAAATAGTTGCCATAGGCTTGTCCATTCTTGCGGTATAGTTTGGTGAAGAAAATGGCTCTATTAAACAACAAATTAGAAGTCCATGGTTTTCATTAGCAACAGATTAAAAGAAATTGACTTAACATGGAAGACATTACTTATGTAAAATAGGAGAAGCCGTGAATGAGAATCATA
This window contains:
- the LOC103456215 gene encoding PX domain-containing protein EREL1 isoform X5; its protein translation is MKSRELLEERRCSLEAWMTKLLSDIDISRSVAVASFLELESAARSSFQDASQNTSDASSLQSPSYSTLPAIVGSSSITPDYGSDTAYETSELGTPRLGRNDSSDIGLEDLVLDEDLTSPIEKLVKYGMTNIDEGLFMGHTILEELEGLPKHKVNARHVNNVVGKDTYNGNASKSSILARNGMELFSEPERSKVFNHARKLSNESVGSDASSLRGSEMSNSGVPNSSGDGSLDHLGGAEVSSIMEMLGNTELQPSVGTQIVLPLDPRNKLNRVLLTMQRRLVTAKTDMEDLISRLNQEIAVKDYLATKVKDLEVELETTRQKSKENLQQAILTERERFTKMQWDMEELRRKSLEMELKLKSEQDKKSCAESTKDSSGREKEILPQEVDPYKEQLENLSKRYEELEAKSKADIKVLVKEVKSLRNSQAGLKHELSKSQTEKSEAEKLRQQEKQMSKLAETARKKLLHECNVLHQQLQECNINFPVDDSSILPEASELLDASDNRISLLLSEAQLLAQDSVATSEVDNLDDDTRTTDNELRKILAEIFSENARLRKQVNCLIRRAHKTDVQSMKDEVPEDELH
- the LOC103456215 gene encoding PX domain-containing protein EREL1 isoform X1, with the protein product MQRRSPPRHRHDGTSPLPLGMDWSPAPRKWNGRDTVWPHDPRTGWSYCVTIPSWVVLPKSRNSDPVVFYRVEVGVQSPEGITTTNGVLRRFNDFLKLFSDLKKAFPKKNLPPTPPKGLLRMKSRELLEERRCSLEAWMTKLLSDIDISRSVAVASFLELESAARSSFQDASQNTSDASSLQSPSYSTLPAIVGSSSITPDYGSDTAYETSELGTPRLGRNDSSDIGLEDLVLDEDLTSPIEKLVKYGMTNIDEGLFMGHTILEELEGLPKHKVNARHVNNVVGKDTYNGNASKSSILARNGMELFSEPERSKVFNHARKLSNESVGSDASSLRGSEMSNSGVPNSSGDGSLDHLGGAEVSSIMEMLGNTELQPSVGTQIVLPLDPRNKLNRVLLTMQRRLVTAKTDMEDLISRLNQEIAVKDYLATKVKDLEVELETTRQKSKENLQQAILTERERFTKMQWDMEELRRKSLEMELKLKSEQDKKSCAESTKDSSGREKEILPQEVDPYKEQLENLSKRYEELEAKSKADIKVLVKEVKSLRNSQAGLKHELSKSQTEKSEAEKLRQQEKQMSKLAETARKKLLHECNVLHQQLQECNINFPVDDSSILPEASELLDASDNRISLLLSEAQLLAQDSVATSEVDNLDDDTRTTDNELRKILAEIFSENARLRKQVNCLIRRAHKTDVQSMKDEVPEDELH
- the LOC103456215 gene encoding PX domain-containing protein EREL1 isoform X4, coding for MQRRSPPRHRHDGTSPLPLGMDWSPAPRKWNGRDTVWPHDPRTGWSYCVTIPSWVVLPKSRNSDPVVLKKAFPKKNLPPTPPKGLLRMKSRELLEERRCSLEAWMTKLLSDIDISRSVAVASFLELESAARSSFQDASQNTSDASSLQSPSYSTLPAIVGSSSITPDYGSDTAYETSELGTPRLGRNDSSDIGLEDLVLDEDLTSPIEKLVKYGMTNIDEGLFMGHTILEELEGLPKHKVNARHVNNVVGKDTYNGNASKSSILARNGMELFSEPERSKVFNHARKLSNESVGSDASSLRGSEMSNSGVPNSSGDGSLDHLGGAEVSSIMEMLGNTELQPSVGTQIVLPLDPRNKLNRVLLTMQRRLVTAKTDMEDLISRLNQEIAVKDYLATKVKDLEVELETTRQKSKENLQQAILTERERFTKMQWDMEELRRKSLEMELKLKSEQDKKSCAESTKDSSGREKEILPQEVDPYKEQLENLSKRYEELEAKSKADIKVLVKEVKSLRNSQAGLKHELSKSQTEKSEAEKLRQQEKQMSKLAETARKKLLHECNVLHQQLQECNINFPVDDSSILPEASELLDASDNRISLLLSEAQLLAQDSVATSEVDNLDDDTRTTDNELRKILAEIFSENARLRKQVNCLIRRAHKTDVQSMKDEVPEDELH
- the LOC103456215 gene encoding PX domain-containing protein EREL1 isoform X2 — translated: MQRRSPPRHRHDGTSPLPLGMDWSPAPRKWNGRDTVWPHDPRTGWSYCVTIPSWVVLPKSRNSDPVVFYRVEVGVQSPEGITTTNGVLRRFNDFLKLFSDLKKAFPKKNLPPTPPKGLLRMKSRELLEERRCSLEAWMTKLLSDIDISRSVAVASFLELESAARSWSSSITPDYGSDTAYETSELGTPRLGRNDSSDIGLEDLVLDEDLTSPIEKLVKYGMTNIDEGLFMGHTILEELEGLPKHKVNARHVNNVVGKDTYNGNASKSSILARNGMELFSEPERSKVFNHARKLSNESVGSDASSLRGSEMSNSGVPNSSGDGSLDHLGGAEVSSIMEMLGNTELQPSVGTQIVLPLDPRNKLNRVLLTMQRRLVTAKTDMEDLISRLNQEIAVKDYLATKVKDLEVELETTRQKSKENLQQAILTERERFTKMQWDMEELRRKSLEMELKLKSEQDKKSCAESTKDSSGREKEILPQEVDPYKEQLENLSKRYEELEAKSKADIKVLVKEVKSLRNSQAGLKHELSKSQTEKSEAEKLRQQEKQMSKLAETARKKLLHECNVLHQQLQECNINFPVDDSSILPEASELLDASDNRISLLLSEAQLLAQDSVATSEVDNLDDDTRTTDNELRKILAEIFSENARLRKQVNCLIRRAHKTDVQSMKDEVPEDELH
- the LOC103456215 gene encoding PX domain-containing protein EREL1 isoform X3, whose protein sequence is MELLCHYSFVGCPSKVKKFRSRSGTQIERLSSVYLFPGVEVGVQSPEGITTTNGVLRRFNDFLKLFSDLKKAFPKKNLPPTPPKGLLRMKSRELLEERRCSLEAWMTKLLSDIDISRSVAVASFLELESAARSSFQDASQNTSDASSLQSPSYSTLPAIVGSSSITPDYGSDTAYETSELGTPRLGRNDSSDIGLEDLVLDEDLTSPIEKLVKYGMTNIDEGLFMGHTILEELEGLPKHKVNARHVNNVVGKDTYNGNASKSSILARNGMELFSEPERSKVFNHARKLSNESVGSDASSLRGSEMSNSGVPNSSGDGSLDHLGGAEVSSIMEMLGNTELQPSVGTQIVLPLDPRNKLNRVLLTMQRRLVTAKTDMEDLISRLNQEIAVKDYLATKVKDLEVELETTRQKSKENLQQAILTERERFTKMQWDMEELRRKSLEMELKLKSEQDKKSCAESTKDSSGREKEILPQEVDPYKEQLENLSKRYEELEAKSKADIKVLVKEVKSLRNSQAGLKHELSKSQTEKSEAEKLRQQEKQMSKLAETARKKLLHECNVLHQQLQECNINFPVDDSSILPEASELLDASDNRISLLLSEAQLLAQDSVATSEVDNLDDDTRTTDNELRKILAEIFSENARLRKQVNCLIRRAHKTDVQSMKDEVPEDELH